A part of Gallus gallus isolate bGalGal1 chromosome 26, bGalGal1.mat.broiler.GRCg7b, whole genome shotgun sequence genomic DNA contains:
- the TFEB gene encoding transcription factor EB (The RefSeq protein has 1 substitution, 1 frameshift compared to this genomic sequence), with amino-acid sequence MASRIGLRMELMKQQAQQEAERERAQQQLMMNYMQQQRMPVASSPAINTPIHYQSPPPVPGEVLKVQSYLENPTTYHLQKSRDKKVQAYLSETYGNKFAAHVSPASHSPKPPPAVSPSVRPGHVMSSSAGNSAPNSPMAMLNIGSNPEREFDEVIDDIMRLDDVLGYMNPKVHMPNTLPMSSSHMNVYSGDPQVTASLVGVTSSSCPAELTQKRELTDAESRALAKERQKKDNHNLIERRRRFNINDRIKELGMLIPKANDLDVRWNKGTILKASVDYIKRMQKDLQRSRDLENHSRRLEMTNKQLLLRIQELEMQARVHGLPTSSPSGVNVAELAQQVVKQEAGADEGMLEPLLPPPDPESQPVLPPPPQSPYHQLDFSHSLSFDDGSQSFPDSLEPSHGASFPSLSKKELDLMLLQDTMLPLASDPLFSAVSPEASKASSRRSSFSMEDADML; translated from the exons ATGGCGTCCCGCATCGGGCTGCGGATGGAGCTGATGaagcagcaagcacagcaggAGGCCGAGCGGGAGCGCgcgcagcagcagctgatgatGAACTACATGCAGCAGCAGCGCATGCCTGTGGCCTCCAGCCCTGCCATCAACACCCCCATCCATTACCAGTCCCCACCGCCCGTGCCTGGAGAGGTCCTCAAG GTGCAGTCCTACCTGGAGAACCCCACCACCTACCACCTGCAGAAGTCGCGGGATAAGAAGGTTCAGGCGTATCTCTCCGAGACCTATGGGAACAAGTTTGCTGCCCACGTCAGCCCCGCCAGCCACTCGCCAAAGCCACCCCCAGCTGTGTCCCCCAGTGTCCGGCCCGGCCACGTCATGTCCTCCTCGGCGGGCAACAGCGCACCCAACAGCCCCATGGCCATGCTCAACATCGGCTCCAACCCTGAGCGGGAG TTTGATGAGGTCATCGATGACATCATGCGCCTGGATGATGTTCTGGGCTATATGAACCCCGAAGTCCACATGCCCAACACA CTGCCGATGTCCAGCAGTCACATGAATGTCTATAGTGGGGACCCCCAGGTGACCGC TTCTCTCGTTGGTgtcaccagcagctcctgccccgCCGAGCTCACCCAGAAGAGAGAGCTGACAG ATGCTGAGAGCCGAGCCCTGGCAAAGGAGCGCCAGAAGAAAGACAATCACAACCTGA TTGAGAGGCGGCGAAGGTTTAACATCAACGACCGCATCAAGGAGCTGGGGATGCTGATCCCCAAGGCCAATGACCT GGACGTGCGCTGGAACAAAGGGACGATCCTGAAAGCTTCTGTGGACTACATCAAGAGGATGCAGAAGGACCTGCAGAGGTCGCGAGACCTGGAGAACCACTCTCGGCGGTTGGAGATGACaaacaagcagctgctgctccgcATCCAG gagctggagatgcAGGCGCGCGTGCACGGGCTGCCCACCTCCTCGCCCTCAGGGGTCAACGTGGCCGAGCTGGCTCAGCAGGTGGTCAAGCAAGAGGCCGGTGCAGATGAGGGGATGCTGGAGCCACTGCTGCCCCCCCCGGACCCCGAGTCACAGCCAGTGCTGCCTCCGCCGCCGCAGTCCCCCTACCACCAGCTGGACTTTAGCCACAGCCTGAGCTTCGATGACGGCTCCCAGAGCTTCCCGGACAGCCTGGAGCCCAGCCACGGcgcttccttcccttccctatcCAAGaaggagctggacttgatgctgctgcaggacacCATGCTGCCCCTGGCCTCTGACCCCCTGTTCTCGGCCGTGTCCCCCGAGGCCTCCAAGGCCAGCAGTCGCCGGAGCAGCTTCAGCATGGAGGACGCAGACATGCTGTGA
- the GASTL gene encoding pepsin B isoform X1 gives MAISCTMKCLVLAVLCLQLTEGLVRIKLKKGKSIREKMREAGVLDEYLKKIKHDPVKKYHFSRNYVVYEPMASHLDSSYFGEISIGTPPQNFLVLFDTGSSNLWVPSTFCNMPACGNHAKFNPSTSSTYINNGQGVTLSYGSGTLTVLLGYDTLRIQTITVKNQEFGLSREEPTQPFYYAQFDGIMGMAYPALAAGGTPTPLQGMLEQNQLKQPIFSFYFSRNPTYNYGGELVLGGVDSRLFTGDVVWAPVTQELYWQVAIDEFAIGQSVMGWCSQGCQAIVDTGTFLLTVPQQYLSRFLQAVGAQETSYGYAVDCNDINSLPTITFIISGARLPLSPSAYVLKNNGYCTVGIEVTYLPSQNGQPLWILGDVFLKEYYTIFDMAYNRIGFAKSV, from the exons GATCAAGTTGAAGAAAGGCAAGTCCATACGTGAGAAAATGAGGGAGGCAGGAGTGCTGGACGAATACCTGAAGAAAATTAAGCACGATCCAGTTAAGAAATACCACTTCAGCAGGAACTACGTTGTGTACGAGCCGATGGCCTCCCACCTGGAT TCCTCTTACTTCGGGGAGATCAGCATCGGGACCCCCCCTCAGAACTTCCTGGTGCTCTTCGACACCGGCTCCTCCAACCTGTGGGTGCCCTCCACGTTCTGCAACATGCCAGCATGCG GAAACCATGCCAAGTTCAACCCCAGCACATCCTCCACTTACATCAACAACGGGCAGGGAGTTACGCTGTCCTACGGCAGTGGGACGCTGACGGTGCTGCTGGGCTACGACACACTGCGG ATCCAGACCATCACAGTCAAAAACCAGGAGTTTGGGCTAAGCAGGGAGGAGCCCACCCAGCCGTTCTACTACGCCCAATTTGATGGGATCATGGGGATGGCTTACCCTGCGCTTGCAGCTGGAGGGACTCCCACCCCACTGCAAGGCATGCTGGAGCAGAACCAGCTCAAACAGCCCATCTTCAGCTTCTACTTTTCTCG CAATCCCACCTACAACTATGGAGGAGAGCTCGTGCTGGGAGGAGTGGACTCTCGGCTGTTCACTGGGGACGTTGTGTGGGCACCAGTGACCCAGGAGCTTTACTGGCAGGTGGCAATTGATGA GTTTGCTATCGGACAGTCAGTGATGGGCTggtgcagccagggctgccagGCCATCGTGGACACAGGGACGTTCCTGCTCACTGTGCCCCAGCAGTACCTGAGCAGattcctgcaggctgtgggcgCCCAGGAGACCAGCTATGGG TACGCAGTTGACTGCAATGACATCAACAGCTTGCCTACCATCACCTTCATCATCAGTGGGGCGCGGCTCCCGCTGTCCCCCTCTGCCTACGTCCTCAAA AACAATGGGTACTGCACCGTTGGGATCGAAGTCACCTACCTGCCGTCCCAGAACGGGCAGCCGCTCTGGATTTTGGGTGACGTCTTCCTCAAGGAGTATTACACCATCTTCGACATGGCGTACAACCGCATCGGCTTCGCCAAGTCGGTGTAG
- the GASTL gene encoding pepsin B isoform X2, with amino-acid sequence MREAGVLDEYLKKIKHDPVKKYHFSRNYVVYEPMASHLDSSYFGEISIGTPPQNFLVLFDTGSSNLWVPSTFCNMPACGNHAKFNPSTSSTYINNGQGVTLSYGSGTLTVLLGYDTLRIQTITVKNQEFGLSREEPTQPFYYAQFDGIMGMAYPALAAGGTPTPLQGMLEQNQLKQPIFSFYFSRNPTYNYGGELVLGGVDSRLFTGDVVWAPVTQELYWQVAIDEFAIGQSVMGWCSQGCQAIVDTGTFLLTVPQQYLSRFLQAVGAQETSYGYAVDCNDINSLPTITFIISGARLPLSPSAYVLKNNGYCTVGIEVTYLPSQNGQPLWILGDVFLKEYYTIFDMAYNRIGFAKSV; translated from the exons ATGAGGGAGGCAGGAGTGCTGGACGAATACCTGAAGAAAATTAAGCACGATCCAGTTAAGAAATACCACTTCAGCAGGAACTACGTTGTGTACGAGCCGATGGCCTCCCACCTGGAT TCCTCTTACTTCGGGGAGATCAGCATCGGGACCCCCCCTCAGAACTTCCTGGTGCTCTTCGACACCGGCTCCTCCAACCTGTGGGTGCCCTCCACGTTCTGCAACATGCCAGCATGCG GAAACCATGCCAAGTTCAACCCCAGCACATCCTCCACTTACATCAACAACGGGCAGGGAGTTACGCTGTCCTACGGCAGTGGGACGCTGACGGTGCTGCTGGGCTACGACACACTGCGG ATCCAGACCATCACAGTCAAAAACCAGGAGTTTGGGCTAAGCAGGGAGGAGCCCACCCAGCCGTTCTACTACGCCCAATTTGATGGGATCATGGGGATGGCTTACCCTGCGCTTGCAGCTGGAGGGACTCCCACCCCACTGCAAGGCATGCTGGAGCAGAACCAGCTCAAACAGCCCATCTTCAGCTTCTACTTTTCTCG CAATCCCACCTACAACTATGGAGGAGAGCTCGTGCTGGGAGGAGTGGACTCTCGGCTGTTCACTGGGGACGTTGTGTGGGCACCAGTGACCCAGGAGCTTTACTGGCAGGTGGCAATTGATGA GTTTGCTATCGGACAGTCAGTGATGGGCTggtgcagccagggctgccagGCCATCGTGGACACAGGGACGTTCCTGCTCACTGTGCCCCAGCAGTACCTGAGCAGattcctgcaggctgtgggcgCCCAGGAGACCAGCTATGGG TACGCAGTTGACTGCAATGACATCAACAGCTTGCCTACCATCACCTTCATCATCAGTGGGGCGCGGCTCCCGCTGTCCCCCTCTGCCTACGTCCTCAAA AACAATGGGTACTGCACCGTTGGGATCGAAGTCACCTACCTGCCGTCCCAGAACGGGCAGCCGCTCTGGATTTTGGGTGACGTCTTCCTCAAGGAGTATTACACCATCTTCGACATGGCGTACAACCGCATCGGCTTCGCCAAGTCGGTGTAG